In Candidatus Zixiibacteriota bacterium, the following are encoded in one genomic region:
- a CDS encoding SET domain-containing protein-lysine N-methyltransferase gives MSRRYRPLLSVRNSRIQGRGVFALRRIRKGQRVIEYLGERISHDEAEERYDEYTHDFAHTFLFTVDEKTVIDGARRGNAARFINHSCDPNCESLNDDGHIVIEAIKNIQPGVELTYDYHLDCEGPYGRAWRKRYACLCGSRICRGTLLRPPKRRNGHNGNGRSGNGKR, from the coding sequence ATGTCCAGACGTTACCGTCCGCTTTTGTCCGTTCGCAACTCCCGCATCCAGGGACGCGGCGTCTTCGCCCTGCGGCGCATCCGCAAGGGGCAACGGGTCATCGAGTATCTGGGGGAACGGATTTCCCATGATGAGGCGGAGGAACGGTACGACGAATACACCCACGATTTCGCGCACACATTCCTCTTTACCGTGGATGAGAAGACCGTGATCGACGGGGCGCGGCGGGGGAATGCGGCGCGCTTCATCAACCACTCCTGCGACCCGAACTGCGAATCACTGAACGACGACGGCCACATCGTCATTGAGGCGATCAAGAATATTCAGCCCGGCGTCGAGCTGACATACGACTATCATCTCGACTGCGAGGGCCCCTATGGGCGTGCCTGGCGCAAGCGCTACGCCTGCCTCTGCGGTTCACGCATCTGTCGCGGCACACTCCTACGTCCCCCCAAGCGCCGCAATGGGCACAACGGGAACGGCCGCAGCGGCAACGGGAAACGGTAG
- a CDS encoding isocitrate/isopropylmalate dehydrogenase family protein, producing the protein MPTKVTLIPGDGIGPEITQAVTRIIDAAGADITWEVHEAGLKAFPDHGKPVPDTLLESIRQNKIALKGPLTTFVGKGFASANITLRKELDLYANLRPVRSLRGIASRYEGVDLIIVRENTEDLYSGIEHVVTPGVTQSIKVITQVASERIAHFAFQYARHRGRKKVTVVHKANIMKVSDGLFLDSARKVAREYPEIAFEDQIVDALCMKLVMDPSRFDVLLLSNLYGDIVSDLAAGLVGGLGVVPGGNFGFDCAVFEAVHGSAPDIAGKGIANPLALLFSGVLMLRRLERDDIADRIMAAAYAVLEQGRIRTPDLGGKATTEEFADAVIAAMAES; encoded by the coding sequence CTGGGAGGTCCACGAAGCAGGACTGAAGGCATTCCCCGATCATGGCAAGCCGGTTCCCGACACCCTCTTGGAATCGATCCGCCAGAACAAGATCGCGCTCAAGGGCCCTCTGACGACATTCGTCGGCAAGGGCTTCGCCTCCGCGAACATCACCTTGCGCAAAGAACTGGACCTGTATGCCAACCTCCGTCCCGTCCGCAGTCTTCGGGGGATTGCCTCACGCTATGAAGGCGTTGACCTCATCATTGTCCGTGAGAATACCGAGGACCTCTATTCCGGGATCGAGCATGTCGTGACCCCCGGCGTCACCCAATCGATCAAGGTCATCACCCAGGTGGCCTCCGAGCGAATCGCCCACTTCGCCTTTCAGTATGCCCGACACCGCGGCCGCAAGAAGGTCACGGTGGTCCACAAGGCCAACATCATGAAGGTCTCCGACGGCCTCTTTCTCGACTCCGCTCGCAAAGTGGCGCGCGAGTACCCGGAGATCGCCTTCGAGGATCAGATCGTCGACGCGCTCTGCATGAAGCTGGTGATGGATCCGTCGCGGTTCGATGTTCTCCTGCTGTCGAATCTCTACGGTGACATCGTTTCCGACCTCGCCGCCGGTCTGGTGGGCGGACTGGGCGTCGTACCCGGTGGCAACTTCGGCTTCGACTGCGCGGTCTTCGAGGCCGTTCATGGCTCGGCCCCGGACATCGCCGGGAAGGGGATCGCCAATCCGCTGGCGCTGCTGTTCTCCGGCGTACTCATGCTGCGTCGTCTCGAACGCGATGACATCGCCGACCGCATCATGGCCGCGGCGTATGCCGTGCTCGAACAGGGACGCATCCGCACCCCCGACTTGGGCGGCAAGGCGACGACCGAGGAGTTCGCCGATGCGGTGATCGCTGCGATGGCGGAGAGTTGA